From Microlunatus capsulatus, a single genomic window includes:
- a CDS encoding putative ABC transporter permease produces the protein MTVLGFPLDVVGWVFLICSCAGVVVEGVFFLATTRRLELRLGLLYLPLRPLYGVGGTACAVLLTPLLDHPVVVFVLSAVVCSVVEFVSGWVVDRAFGTVSWDYSDKWCHLRGRICLQYSLCWGLLATAALYATRPVLAEAVARPAPRPGARLLAVLLVLTLLSAVLTVAALARARRRVDASRLPTGEGPVTATRWEGLVDRLVPDAVLVHSLPRMVLSAELRALTPPGGRVGGGVAGSRGPRAGAAGGASRPVPDGPGTRRGGRRFGVRA, from the coding sequence GTGACCGTGCTCGGCTTCCCGCTCGACGTCGTCGGCTGGGTCTTCCTGATCTGCTCGTGCGCCGGCGTCGTGGTCGAGGGCGTGTTCTTCCTGGCCACCACCCGGCGGCTGGAGCTGCGGCTGGGCCTGCTCTACCTGCCGCTGCGGCCGCTCTACGGCGTCGGCGGCACGGCCTGCGCGGTGCTGCTCACCCCGCTGCTGGACCACCCCGTCGTCGTCTTCGTGCTCAGCGCCGTCGTCTGCAGCGTCGTCGAGTTCGTCTCCGGCTGGGTCGTCGACCGGGCGTTCGGCACGGTCTCGTGGGACTACAGCGACAAGTGGTGCCACCTGCGCGGCCGGATCTGCCTGCAGTACTCGCTGTGCTGGGGGTTGCTGGCGACGGCGGCGCTGTACGCCACCCGGCCGGTGCTGGCCGAGGCGGTCGCCCGGCCGGCGCCCCGACCGGGCGCGCGCCTGCTGGCGGTCCTCCTGGTGCTCACGCTGCTCTCGGCGGTCCTCACCGTGGCCGCGCTCGCCCGGGCGCGGCGCCGCGTGGACGCGTCCCGGCTCCCGACGGGCGAGGGCCCCGTCACGGCGACGCGCTGGGAGGGGCTGGTCGACCGTCTCGTGCCCGACGCGGTGCTGGTCCACAGCCTGCCCCGGATGGTGCTGAGCGCGGAGCTGCGGGCGCTGACCCCTCCCGGGGGGCGGGTCGGGGGAGGCGTCGCCGGGTCCCGGGGTCCGCGTGCGGGGGCTGCCGGGGGGGCCTCGCGACCCGTGCCGGACGGGCCCGGGACCCGCCGGGGAGGGCGCCGCTTCGGCGTCAGGGCCTAG